In Paenibacillus sp. 1781tsa1, one DNA window encodes the following:
- a CDS encoding stalk domain-containing protein, with product MNMKKKLSIFTALAVFQAFAVGSVNAQSAPQGDTASVNTANVESVEVLKQEQPIAEREVKTESNNKSINTPSSEAKETKTSTGDQATSKTDSEKPALDGGETTTDATGTKPEVQEEAPEGETPATPAQIEQPSIDGTSPVAAGGNLTLYMNSNKMEQDGKTYLAGQPMAVKNGVSYVAIRALVDRVGYGVKYDNKTKETIIISGDNELRFKTNSKDYTVNGETRTMKGPAYQQKNTFMVPLTSITQALNITYKVNQSAKTVVLNLNTKPVASFTISQKEIFAGDQVDYVTSNSSPNGMDIVDERWTGRQDSYDQAGTYTISYQVQDANGQWSDPYSITIEVLSPNLPPVAMFATDKEQYKMGEKITYTDQSTDDENNIVKAVWENNSLAFFEPGPKTVTLTVTDNHGATNTYSKVITITNETLYSFTDFNLLFTPVGQKFTFNGGEVTTMEKVPYTYMDEPSLLIRSNSPETVNTEGIVYKESSSGQTRFMIHHVNNTGKRVKMYVIATNNNPNPAVFEQQNMGFAGPTPYATVAGKLSIDKWFKSIQTGADQKKEYLQPGESKLILTELNKTPMKEGQVISLYSDAYSDYSLDYNVILVEENKDPFEALPLLPVLDRDGVHNRGTYPNATRIIKYDEHVGIKPARLPLGDNSSDPNLVGTDPMAYTDASNAGNFGVLYKITLTNVAPRTLISFNPRGGKYSGVALVNNQLVSIAEGNVAVANSSEQSVLYRTGSTGESVTILFSAAPGSNLPVNLLFTPLPSEK from the coding sequence ATGAATATGAAGAAGAAATTATCCATTTTTACCGCTTTAGCCGTTTTTCAAGCATTTGCAGTCGGTTCTGTGAATGCGCAATCAGCACCACAAGGTGACACCGCGTCAGTAAACACGGCCAATGTAGAATCAGTTGAGGTGTTAAAGCAAGAGCAGCCGATTGCAGAGCGTGAAGTGAAGACAGAGAGCAATAACAAATCGATCAATACTCCGTCCTCTGAAGCCAAGGAAACTAAAACCTCGACCGGCGATCAAGCAACATCCAAAACAGATAGTGAGAAACCTGCATTGGATGGGGGAGAGACCACTACTGACGCAACGGGCACGAAACCTGAGGTTCAAGAGGAAGCCCCTGAGGGGGAAACGCCAGCTACACCTGCTCAAATAGAGCAACCATCCATTGATGGGACGTCTCCTGTAGCAGCAGGTGGGAATCTGACACTGTACATGAATAGCAACAAAATGGAGCAGGATGGAAAAACGTATCTTGCTGGCCAGCCAATGGCAGTAAAAAACGGTGTATCCTATGTTGCCATACGTGCGCTGGTTGACCGTGTGGGGTACGGGGTCAAATACGATAACAAAACCAAGGAAACCATCATTATTAGTGGTGACAATGAACTCCGATTCAAGACGAACAGCAAGGACTATACCGTCAATGGAGAGACCAGAACGATGAAAGGCCCTGCTTATCAGCAAAAAAACACGTTCATGGTGCCGTTAACTTCCATTACTCAAGCCCTGAACATCACCTATAAAGTGAATCAGTCAGCCAAGACGGTTGTGCTGAATCTGAATACGAAACCTGTTGCAAGCTTCACCATTTCCCAAAAGGAAATCTTTGCGGGCGATCAAGTGGACTACGTGACTTCTAACAGTTCCCCCAATGGAATGGATATCGTTGATGAACGCTGGACAGGTCGCCAGGATTCATATGATCAAGCAGGTACATATACGATTTCATATCAAGTACAGGATGCCAACGGACAATGGAGTGATCCCTATTCAATTACCATTGAAGTATTGAGTCCTAATCTTCCTCCTGTAGCGATGTTCGCCACGGATAAAGAACAGTATAAAATGGGCGAAAAAATAACATACACAGACCAAAGTACAGATGATGAAAATAATATTGTTAAAGCGGTGTGGGAGAACAATTCACTTGCGTTCTTTGAACCGGGTCCAAAAACGGTAACACTTACGGTTACTGACAATCATGGCGCTACGAACACGTACTCCAAGGTTATCACCATAACCAATGAGACCTTATATTCATTTACCGACTTCAATTTACTCTTCACGCCGGTAGGACAGAAATTTACCTTTAACGGCGGTGAAGTGACTACCATGGAGAAAGTGCCGTATACGTATATGGATGAGCCAAGTTTGTTGATCCGCAGTAACAGTCCGGAAACGGTGAATACGGAAGGCATTGTGTATAAAGAATCATCTTCGGGACAGACCCGTTTCATGATTCACCACGTGAACAATACAGGCAAAAGAGTAAAAATGTATGTGATTGCAACCAATAACAACCCAAATCCGGCTGTATTCGAACAACAGAATATGGGCTTTGCCGGACCTACACCGTATGCGACCGTAGCCGGGAAATTGTCTATTGATAAATGGTTCAAGTCAATTCAGACTGGAGCGGATCAAAAGAAAGAGTACCTTCAACCTGGGGAAAGCAAATTGATTTTGACCGAACTTAATAAAACGCCGATGAAAGAAGGACAAGTCATCTCTCTCTATTCGGATGCATATAGTGATTATTCCTTAGACTATAACGTTATCCTGGTGGAAGAAAATAAAGATCCGTTCGAAGCCTTGCCATTGCTTCCCGTGCTTGATCGTGACGGAGTGCATAACCGAGGTACGTACCCGAACGCGACTCGCATCATAAAGTACGATGAGCACGTGGGAATCAAACCGGCCCGTCTGCCACTTGGTGACAATTCAAGCGATCCCAATCTGGTAGGAACCGATCCGATGGCTTACACAGACGCATCCAATGCGGGTAATTTCGGCGTATTGTACAAAATCACGCTGACCAATGTTGCACCGCGTACGCTTATCTCCTTTAACCCTCGTGGAGGGAAGTACTCCGGAGTAGCGCTGGTGAACAATCAGTTGGTATCGATTGCCGAAGGTAACGTTGCGGTTGCCAATTCAAGTGAACAAAGTGTGCTTTACCGCACCGGTTCAACTGGAGAGAGCGTAACCATTCTGTTCTCAGCCGCGCCAGGAAGCAACCTGCCGGTCAATCTGCTCTTTACACCGCTCCCATCGGAGAAGTAA
- a CDS encoding DEAD/DEAH box helicase translates to MNVVVKLIRGFKERDNQRWLKDYRDKVQLIRKRNLEAWDDQRLQMESLRLQEEARSGTPLDDLLVDAYALVCEVAKRTLRLQPYDVQIMAAIALHERFLIEQHTGEGKTLSAVMPAYLNALTGKGVHVLTFNDYLANRDAAWMGPIYRFLGLTVSSVQAGMSLFEKREAYAKDITYVTAKEAGFDYLRDTIALNEADTVHRAFHYVIVDEADSLLLDEARVPLVISGDSSTTKSDGVLFAEVARQLQPGEHYDFDEFQRNVYLNDAGAVKAELLLGCGNLYDSHNSHLLTSLNCALHVESLLKKDVDYIVRDGGIELIEEHTGRVAENRYLPDGLQAALVAKEGLQWKAGGRILGTITIQHFISLYSGICGMTATAHASAMEFEDIYALQVVQIPPNQPNIRIDHKHRIYTHKEAKYKALVQEISSVHRVGRPILIGTSSVEESDMLAEALAAADVPCQVLNAKNDAREAEIIAKAGEIGAVTVSTNMAGRGVDIRLGGGNPAQAEVVAKLGGLYVIGTHVNESMRIDNQLRGRSGRQGDPGASVFYISLEDELMLRFGMHRLFRATRQDEALDDPALRSKIEHIQRVIIGQNFDIQRELNGYSDMVEDQRRILYEERLGILKGERPMSPSEQRVRLFYMDEFWADHLAYLSYIRESIHLESITSRNPIDEFHTQITQAFEKIPAKIDHESANMLRKLGGSNDPAKWEQFGLKSPISTRTYMINDQYSQDKRSSWTGTTVFAFWGSKILKLLLWPVYRLSKY, encoded by the coding sequence ATGAATGTAGTCGTCAAGTTGATACGTGGATTCAAAGAGCGGGATAACCAGCGTTGGTTGAAAGATTATCGAGACAAAGTGCAGCTTATAAGGAAACGGAATTTGGAAGCTTGGGACGATCAGCGCCTGCAAATGGAATCCCTTCGGCTGCAAGAAGAAGCAAGATCAGGCACGCCTTTGGATGATCTTCTGGTTGATGCTTATGCTTTAGTCTGCGAAGTTGCGAAGAGAACACTCCGATTACAGCCTTACGATGTGCAGATTATGGCTGCTATCGCTTTGCACGAAAGATTTTTGATCGAGCAGCATACCGGTGAAGGAAAAACACTCTCTGCTGTTATGCCTGCTTATCTCAACGCTTTGACAGGCAAAGGCGTTCATGTGCTCACTTTTAACGACTACTTGGCGAATCGAGATGCAGCGTGGATGGGCCCCATCTATCGCTTCCTCGGGTTAACGGTAAGCTCGGTTCAAGCGGGCATGAGCCTGTTCGAGAAACGGGAAGCTTACGCCAAAGATATAACCTATGTTACGGCTAAAGAAGCAGGGTTTGATTATTTGCGTGACACAATAGCATTAAATGAAGCTGATACCGTGCATCGTGCTTTCCATTACGTCATCGTCGACGAAGCGGATTCACTACTTCTTGACGAAGCACGAGTACCGCTAGTCATTAGTGGCGATTCGAGCACAACCAAGAGTGATGGTGTTCTTTTCGCAGAAGTGGCCCGACAGCTTCAGCCAGGAGAGCATTACGATTTTGATGAATTCCAGCGGAACGTATACTTGAATGATGCGGGTGCTGTGAAAGCGGAGTTGCTTCTGGGATGCGGCAATCTGTACGATAGCCATAACAGTCATTTATTAACATCATTGAATTGTGCACTGCATGTGGAATCGTTATTAAAAAAAGACGTCGATTACATCGTCCGGGATGGTGGAATTGAACTAATCGAAGAACATACTGGCCGTGTGGCCGAGAACAGGTATTTGCCGGACGGGCTGCAAGCTGCGCTGGTGGCGAAAGAAGGATTGCAGTGGAAGGCCGGCGGGAGAATTCTCGGCACGATCACGATTCAACATTTCATTAGCCTGTATTCGGGAATCTGCGGAATGACGGCTACGGCGCACGCTTCAGCAATGGAATTCGAGGATATCTATGCGTTGCAGGTCGTGCAAATTCCACCGAACCAGCCAAACATACGGATCGACCACAAGCACCGAATATACACCCATAAGGAAGCCAAATATAAGGCACTTGTACAAGAGATCTCTTCCGTTCATAGGGTGGGACGTCCCATTCTTATTGGTACGTCAAGCGTTGAGGAGTCTGATATGCTGGCGGAGGCGCTTGCCGCTGCTGACGTACCTTGCCAGGTTCTGAATGCAAAAAACGATGCGAGAGAAGCCGAAATCATCGCTAAAGCGGGAGAAATAGGCGCGGTAACGGTATCTACGAATATGGCAGGGCGCGGCGTCGACATTCGTCTTGGCGGCGGTAATCCTGCTCAGGCAGAAGTGGTTGCCAAGCTGGGCGGATTATATGTAATAGGTACACATGTGAATGAAAGCATGCGAATAGATAACCAGCTGCGCGGGCGTTCTGGCCGCCAGGGTGACCCGGGTGCTTCCGTATTTTATATAAGCCTGGAAGACGAGTTGATGCTTCGCTTCGGCATGCATAGACTGTTTCGCGCTACCAGACAGGACGAGGCTCTTGATGATCCGGCGCTACGCAGCAAAATCGAGCATATTCAGCGCGTGATCATAGGTCAAAACTTCGATATTCAGCGGGAATTGAACGGTTATTCGGATATGGTGGAGGATCAGAGGCGAATCCTATACGAAGAAAGGCTCGGAATATTGAAAGGCGAAAGACCAATGAGCCCATCGGAGCAGCGGGTACGGCTTTTTTATATGGATGAGTTCTGGGCTGACCATCTGGCATACTTATCTTACATTCGCGAAAGCATCCATCTCGAGAGTATTACCAGTCGCAACCCGATCGATGAGTTTCATACGCAAATCACCCAAGCATTTGAGAAAATTCCGGCTAAAATAGATCATGAGTCGGCGAATATGCTTAGAAAACTTGGAGGTTCAAATGATCCGGCCAAATGGGAACAGTTCGGTCTAAAGAGTCCTATTTCGACTCGGACTTATATGATCAACGATCAATACAGCCAAGATAAGCGCAGCTCATGGACCGGAACGACGGTATTTGCTTTTTGGGGCAGTAAAATTTTGAAGCTGTTACTGTGGCCGGTATATAGGTTGTCAAAATATTGA
- a CDS encoding class I SAM-dependent methyltransferase, with the protein MNSEERFTSRVDSYLKYRPSYPKEAIDHLYDVVGLDANSNIADIGSGTGIISKLLLERGSYVITVEPNQAMREAAEQTLKSNPQFQSIAGSAESTGLPDQSVDFIVCAQAFHWFDRSAAQIEFRRILRPGGRVILIWNSRLTHGTPFREEYNQLLHTYGTDYQKVNHKNISQTMLLSFFKEGSMHEMRFRMSQKFDFEGLKGRLLSSSYSPAPGHANYDPMMSELRNLFDKNNQDGIVAFDYETEIYWGEV; encoded by the coding sequence ATGAACAGTGAAGAACGGTTTACGAGCCGGGTCGATTCGTATTTGAAATACCGCCCGAGCTATCCAAAAGAGGCTATTGACCATTTGTACGACGTAGTTGGTTTAGATGCGAACAGTAATATAGCAGACATTGGTTCAGGTACTGGGATCATCTCAAAGCTACTTCTGGAACGCGGAAGCTATGTAATAACGGTCGAGCCAAATCAGGCCATGCGGGAAGCCGCCGAGCAAACGTTAAAAAGCAATCCGCAATTCCAGAGTATAGCAGGTTCTGCAGAATCTACTGGATTACCTGATCAATCGGTTGATTTTATTGTCTGCGCTCAGGCATTCCACTGGTTCGATCGATCCGCAGCCCAAATCGAGTTTCGCAGAATTCTACGACCAGGCGGGAGAGTAATACTCATCTGGAATTCACGTCTAACACACGGTACTCCGTTTCGTGAAGAGTACAATCAATTGCTCCATACATATGGAACCGACTACCAAAAAGTTAATCACAAAAATATTTCTCAAACGATGCTGCTGTCTTTTTTCAAGGAAGGTTCGATGCATGAAATGCGATTCAGAATGAGTCAGAAGTTCGATTTCGAGGGATTGAAAGGCCGGTTGCTATCATCTTCCTACAGTCCTGCACCTGGGCATGCAAATTACGATCCTATGATGTCAGAACTGCGGAATTTATTTGATAAAAATAATCAAGATGGTATTGTTGCATTCGACTATGAAACTGAAATTTATTGGGGAGAAGTATAG
- a CDS encoding sugar ABC transporter permease, whose translation MQAKLAADAVPISTKRKSWIRTIQKHKVMYALLLPALIYFAVFKYIPMAGIMIAFKNYNLALGLWDSPWVGFKNFTDFMNGVYFWDIMKNTIIISLYKLLFGFSAPIVLALLLNEVYSQWFKKIVQTITYLPHFLSWVIVYGIMVALLAPGDGLFNMIMKDFGFEPISFLTEPAWGRLLIILSEVWKDIGWGAILYLAALAGIDPSLYEAARMDGASKWRQLWHITLPGIRGVIILMLILKLSHILDAGFDQIFMFANTFNQEKIDIIDTWVYREGLERLKIGLATAVGLFKAVIGFALVLAANKLAKKFDGQIW comes from the coding sequence ATGCAAGCGAAATTGGCAGCGGACGCCGTTCCCATCTCCACAAAGCGAAAGTCATGGATAAGGACAATACAAAAGCACAAAGTGATGTATGCTCTCTTATTACCAGCCTTAATTTACTTTGCCGTGTTCAAATACATTCCTATGGCGGGAATCATGATTGCTTTTAAAAACTACAACCTGGCTTTGGGACTATGGGATAGCCCCTGGGTGGGATTCAAAAATTTTACGGATTTTATGAACGGCGTTTATTTCTGGGACATCATGAAAAATACGATCATCATATCGCTGTATAAGCTATTGTTCGGATTCTCCGCGCCCATCGTACTTGCTTTACTCCTCAATGAAGTCTATAGCCAATGGTTTAAGAAAATCGTACAGACCATCACTTATTTACCTCATTTTCTGTCATGGGTCATTGTGTATGGAATTATGGTGGCATTACTAGCCCCAGGCGATGGTCTCTTTAACATGATTATGAAGGATTTTGGTTTTGAACCCATCTCGTTTCTAACGGAACCTGCCTGGGGCAGATTGCTGATCATCTTATCTGAAGTATGGAAGGATATTGGATGGGGGGCAATATTGTACCTTGCCGCCTTGGCAGGAATAGATCCAAGCTTATATGAAGCAGCTCGAATGGATGGCGCTTCCAAATGGAGACAACTATGGCATATCACGTTACCTGGTATTCGAGGAGTCATTATTCTGATGCTGATTCTAAAATTAAGCCATATCCTGGATGCGGGTTTTGACCAAATATTCATGTTTGCCAATACATTTAATCAGGAGAAGATCGACATTATCGACACATGGGTATACCGTGAAGGGTTGGAGCGTCTCAAGATTGGCTTGGCTACTGCTGTAGGATTGTTTAAAGCTGTCATCGGATTTGCTTTGGTGTTGGCAGCGAATAAGCTCGCCAAAAAATTCGATGGGCAAATTTGGTGA
- a CDS encoding carbohydrate ABC transporter permease, translating into MIHMTIGEKVWQTVVYVMLILLSLLCVLPFLYVVAVSVTPESEVLRRGIVIIPESFTFLAYKEVFVSQGIWQAYKITLFRTIVGTALNVFFTVIAAYPLSKKYLPGRSPFLLFIVFTMMFSGGLIPTYLLIRSLGLLNSPWVLIIPNLISAFNLVIIKGFFEQLPGEIEESARVDGASELQTLWRIILPLSLPVLSTISLFYAVGHWNSYFDAIVYINDSNYMPLQVILRNILLNVATQSADSLANSGAVSTFAVQMATVVVTTVPILIVYPFLQKHFTKGVLLGSVKG; encoded by the coding sequence ATGATCCATATGACAATCGGTGAAAAAGTCTGGCAAACCGTCGTTTATGTGATGCTTATTTTGTTATCCCTACTTTGCGTGCTGCCCTTCCTCTATGTGGTTGCTGTCTCCGTAACGCCAGAGTCGGAAGTATTAAGAAGAGGGATTGTGATTATACCCGAATCCTTTACCTTTTTGGCCTATAAAGAAGTATTCGTTTCTCAGGGGATCTGGCAGGCGTATAAAATTACGTTGTTTCGAACGATTGTAGGGACTGCGTTAAATGTATTTTTTACAGTAATCGCAGCATATCCGTTATCCAAAAAATATTTGCCCGGAAGAAGTCCGTTTTTACTCTTCATTGTATTTACCATGATGTTCAGCGGTGGGTTAATTCCGACCTATCTACTAATTCGTTCTCTCGGATTGTTAAATAGTCCGTGGGTATTGATTATTCCCAATCTCATTAGTGCATTTAATCTGGTGATCATTAAAGGATTTTTTGAGCAACTACCTGGTGAAATCGAGGAATCCGCGAGGGTAGACGGTGCCAGTGAGCTTCAGACGTTATGGCGGATCATTTTGCCCCTGTCCTTACCCGTGCTTTCCACCATTTCTTTATTTTACGCAGTCGGGCATTGGAACAGTTATTTTGATGCCATTGTATATATCAATGATTCCAACTACATGCCACTTCAAGTGATTTTGCGCAACATCTTGCTTAACGTCGCAACTCAAAGCGCTGATTCACTCGCCAATTCCGGAGCTGTCAGTACGTTCGCTGTGCAAATGGCCACCGTTGTTGTGACTACGGTCCCGATTTTGATCGTTTATCCATTTTTGCAAAAGCATTTTACCAAAGGTGTGCTTTTGGGATCCGTTAAAGGTTAA
- a CDS encoding extracellular solute-binding protein, translating to MQRKKISFAILSAILGLGTLLSGCGGNEEVTSTSSNSQGQSGQFATKMKISMFNQGTFNAAAPVPPRDEDIQRQMLEEEMNIDLDMMIPQAGQATTKLNTLIAGGDIPDLIFLKSRADLAQYYDQGVLADLTPYLDQFPELQKRFGNDSWEAMSYQGKTIGVPGYDNVNGISRSFFIRNDWLKKLNMEVPTTPDELFEVMKAFTEKDPDGNGKNDTYGFIGGMNKEGNLQTYGFDSLMWMFGVNPPSAVEIKDNEPVFLFIDPKMKEALAYINKMMAAKVVDPDWVTMNSPDLLDQKMFKGKVGFMIRDARRLEPDYQQKMKEISGEVPEWIVIPPMKGPYGDQIVERKSFQGNSWAISAKADEDKIIRILSMLNYLFTDEEAYPNFAYGIKGIHWDVVDGKIKNKTSELSKEMKEKYLWVDHYRMPRRGDDAEYFSFQNPKTAEAFKNNQQYVGPTLPGNLLTPDPSDTLDADRQRFINESLVKFMTGKEPLSNWENFLQTLDTKFDMQKYKETATQQFKDAGLIK from the coding sequence ATGCAGCGTAAAAAGATTTCATTTGCTATTCTGTCGGCAATCTTAGGACTTGGAACGCTTTTGTCGGGTTGTGGGGGAAATGAAGAAGTTACATCGACCTCGAGTAATTCGCAAGGCCAGTCTGGCCAGTTTGCAACCAAAATGAAGATCTCCATGTTTAACCAAGGCACGTTCAATGCTGCTGCTCCAGTACCTCCACGGGATGAAGATATTCAACGCCAAATGTTGGAAGAAGAGATGAACATCGACTTGGATATGATGATTCCTCAAGCGGGTCAAGCAACAACCAAACTGAATACGCTCATTGCAGGCGGGGATATTCCAGACTTGATCTTCTTGAAGAGCCGCGCTGATCTTGCGCAATATTACGACCAAGGTGTGCTTGCGGATTTGACACCTTATCTGGATCAGTTTCCTGAATTACAGAAACGGTTTGGCAATGACTCCTGGGAGGCGATGTCCTATCAAGGGAAAACGATCGGAGTTCCAGGCTATGATAATGTAAACGGTATCAGTCGTAGCTTCTTCATTCGCAACGATTGGCTGAAAAAGCTGAATATGGAAGTGCCAACAACACCTGATGAGTTGTTCGAAGTTATGAAAGCCTTTACAGAGAAAGATCCGGACGGTAATGGCAAAAACGATACGTACGGATTCATCGGCGGTATGAATAAAGAAGGCAATCTGCAAACCTACGGCTTCGATAGCTTGATGTGGATGTTTGGCGTTAATCCTCCTTCGGCCGTTGAGATAAAAGATAATGAACCGGTATTCCTGTTTATCGATCCTAAAATGAAAGAGGCACTTGCCTACATTAATAAAATGATGGCAGCCAAAGTCGTAGACCCGGACTGGGTGACGATGAATTCACCTGATCTGTTGGACCAAAAGATGTTTAAGGGTAAAGTTGGCTTCATGATCAGAGATGCTCGCAGGCTTGAACCGGATTATCAGCAGAAAATGAAAGAAATTAGTGGAGAGGTGCCGGAATGGATCGTTATTCCTCCAATGAAAGGTCCTTACGGGGATCAGATTGTAGAGAGAAAATCATTCCAAGGCAATTCATGGGCCATATCTGCAAAAGCGGACGAGGACAAAATCATTCGCATCTTGTCCATGCTGAATTATCTCTTTACGGATGAAGAAGCCTATCCGAATTTTGCATACGGAATCAAAGGGATTCATTGGGATGTCGTAGATGGCAAGATCAAAAATAAAACCTCCGAGTTATCGAAGGAAATGAAAGAGAAGTACCTGTGGGTCGATCATTATAGAATGCCGCGGCGTGGTGATGATGCGGAGTACTTCAGCTTCCAGAATCCGAAGACGGCGGAAGCTTTCAAGAACAATCAGCAATATGTGGGGCCAACGTTGCCCGGTAATTTATTGACTCCGGACCCGAGCGACACCTTGGATGCTGACCGCCAACGTTTCATTAATGAAAGCTTGGTTAAATTTATGACGGGCAAAGAACCTCTCTCCAATTGGGAGAATTTCCTCCAAACGTTGGATACCAAGTTTGACATGCAGAAATATAAGGAAACAGCTACCCAGCAATTTAAAGACGCCGGCCTCATCAAGTAA
- a CDS encoding histidine kinase has translation MRRRISLPLKLFFIVFAFVLGCIILISQLSYRYVQKEIRTNDIYYTNQILDKVDQYFTVNFSSFQTILFSVETSVKANINNTEVIKKQLRELYELNSIYVSNIYLIKSDLSILGGSAPTRIFDEPLSEREPLYDAADKNRRTTFVSEPYKSKYSGWTVTMVRYLNGAPFPMAIAVDLDLNAIEETLFKINKQEQMNLALITASGKIIAGFSENKGPLSIQDHTFSIGETSAEEILDTTETNLQLHTKDVIPVSLLKKPTEKFNWTIVSVNDESRLKAALSRLETYYIELLAAGLLLSLFISFLVAKYIRKPLYTLKTKMKQVEQGILTTTITINRNDEFGDLSRAFDRMLQQIVELIRRAELHNELERKLEIQVLQSQINPHFLYNTLGSISNVIRLGQIEKVDVVIGSLISLLEYGINDASEKVSLRQELRNVADYIEIQNIRYNRNFNLIEDIEAGLLDFPVFRMLLQPLVENSIFHGYNGGEIEGPITIHAYREDDIVIIEVVDQGEGIAADKLKHILISEPSEEEVKRKRIGLNNIHGRIRLHYGDQFGLDINSIPKEITRIRALFPAELQKEMHNG, from the coding sequence ATGCGAAGAAGAATCAGCTTGCCTTTAAAATTATTTTTTATCGTGTTTGCCTTTGTATTAGGCTGCATCATCTTGATAAGCCAATTGTCTTATCGCTATGTTCAAAAGGAAATAAGAACCAATGATATTTATTACACCAATCAAATATTAGACAAGGTAGACCAGTATTTCACCGTTAATTTTTCCTCCTTCCAGACGATTCTCTTCTCAGTTGAAACATCAGTGAAAGCCAACATTAACAATACCGAAGTGATTAAAAAGCAATTAAGAGAGCTGTATGAACTCAACAGTATTTATGTCAGTAATATTTATTTGATCAAAAGCGATTTATCCATTCTAGGCGGAAGTGCACCTACACGAATATTCGATGAACCTTTATCGGAAAGGGAGCCATTGTATGATGCGGCTGACAAAAATAGAAGGACTACCTTTGTTAGTGAACCATACAAATCAAAGTACTCCGGCTGGACTGTTACGATGGTTCGATATCTGAATGGTGCTCCGTTTCCTATGGCCATTGCGGTTGATCTGGATCTAAATGCCATTGAAGAAACCTTGTTCAAGATTAATAAACAGGAACAAATGAATTTGGCTCTAATCACCGCGTCAGGGAAGATCATTGCCGGATTTTCTGAAAATAAAGGACCCCTTAGTATTCAAGATCATACGTTTTCAATCGGAGAGACGTCAGCGGAAGAAATTCTGGATACGACCGAAACAAACCTTCAACTGCATACGAAGGATGTCATCCCCGTCTCCCTTTTGAAGAAACCAACGGAAAAATTCAACTGGACCATTGTCTCCGTTAATGATGAATCACGCTTGAAAGCAGCTTTATCCAGATTGGAAACCTATTATATTGAGCTTCTAGCTGCGGGTCTTCTGTTAAGTTTGTTCATTTCTTTTTTGGTTGCCAAATATATAAGGAAACCACTCTATACGCTCAAAACAAAAATGAAGCAAGTGGAGCAAGGCATCCTCACAACGACAATAACCATTAACCGAAACGATGAGTTTGGAGATCTTTCACGCGCATTCGATCGTATGTTACAGCAAATTGTTGAACTGATTCGCCGAGCCGAGCTTCATAATGAACTTGAGCGGAAGCTGGAAATCCAGGTGTTACAGTCTCAAATAAACCCACATTTTTTGTATAACACGCTTGGTTCGATCAGCAATGTTATACGTCTCGGACAAATAGAGAAAGTCGATGTAGTGATCGGGTCGCTCATTTCATTATTGGAATACGGGATAAACGATGCTTCTGAGAAGGTGTCCCTACGTCAAGAATTACGCAATGTAGCGGACTATATCGAGATCCAGAACATTCGGTATAACCGAAACTTCAATTTGATTGAAGATATTGAAGCAGGATTACTGGATTTCCCAGTTTTCCGAATGCTGCTGCAGCCCCTTGTGGAGAATAGTATTTTCCATGGTTATAACGGAGGCGAAATTGAGGGACCTATTACGATTCATGCGTACAGGGAAGACGATATCGTGATCATAGAAGTTGTTGACCAAGGTGAGGGAATTGCAGCCGACAAATTAAAGCATATTTTAATCTCAGAACCGAGTGAAGAGGAAGTAAAAAGAAAAAGAATCGGGTTGAATAATATTCATGGTCGAATAAGACTTCACTACGGAGACCAATTCGGACTGGATATCAATAGCATACCTAAGGAAATAACCCGCATACGCGCATTATTCCCGGCAGAATTGCAAAAGGAGATGCATAATGGGTAA